From Homalodisca vitripennis isolate AUS2020 chromosome 1, UT_GWSS_2.1, whole genome shotgun sequence, the proteins below share one genomic window:
- the LOC124359834 gene encoding uncharacterized protein LOC124359834: protein MSHVDLQYNNTLPTLLHRYGNDICHSIHSRSADAMDLSLMLVLHLCIVHDLELKGRDCDVLRQLMTRGGPVFLQRPHKNLFFDRTRLMARFNWTKKQYSLVE, encoded by the exons ATGAGCCATGTAGATCTGCAGTACAACAACACACTCCCCACTTTGCTGCACAGGTACGGAAATGACATCTGTCATTCCATCCACTCAAGATCAGCTGATGCTATGGACCTCAGTCTGATGCTGGTGCTACACCTGTGTATCGTACACGACCTGGAGCTGAAGGGTAGGGACTGTGATGTTCTGAGGCAGTTAATGACACGAGGTGGACCTGTCTTCCTCCAGAGACCTCACAAGAATTTATTCTTTGACAGAACACGCCTTATGGCACGTTTCAACTGGACAAAGAAGCAATACAGTTTG GTTGAGTAA
- the LOC124359824 gene encoding GTP-binding protein Di-Ras2 — MPEQSNDYRVVVFGAGGVGKSSLVLRFVKGTFRESYIPTIEDTYRQVISCNKNICTLQITDTTGSHQFPAMQRLSISKGHAFILVYSVTSRQSLEELRPIWEVIRETKGPNELQSIPVMLVGNKCDENENREVAASEGEAESARWGCHFMETSAKTNHNVKELFQELLNLEKNRNISLQLEKKSQLKGTKKIREKCSIM; from the exons ATGCCCGAGCAAAGTAACGATTATCGAGTGGTCGTGTTCGGCGCGGGAGGAGTGGGCAAAAGCTCACTGGTCCTCAGGTTCGTCAAGGGAACGTTCCGGGAGTCCTACATTCCCACCATCGAAGACACCTACAGACAG GTGATCAGCTGCAACAAAAACATATGTACACTCCAGATAACGGATACTACAGGGTCTCATCAGTTCCCAGCCATGCAGAGGTTGTCTATATCCAAGGGACACGCGTTCATACTCGTCTACTCCGTAACCTCGCGGCAGTCTTTGGAGGAGCTCCGACCCATCTGGGAG gTAATCAGAGAAACCAAGGGGCCGAACGAGCTACAATCAATTCCTGTGATGCTTGTTGGAAACAAGTGTGATGAAAATGAAAACCGCGAGGTGGCAGCGTCCGAGGGAGAGGCTGAGTCAGCGCGATGGGGCTGTCACTTCATGGAGACCTCGGCTAAGACCAACCACAATGTCAAGGAACTCTTCCAGGAGTTACTCAACCTCGAAAAGAATAGAAATATATCACTCCAACTTGAAAAGAAGTCACAACTAAAAGGCACCAAAAAAATACGGGAAAAATGCTCcattatgtaa